One segment of Mycobacteriales bacterium DNA contains the following:
- a CDS encoding LacI family DNA-binding transcriptional regulator produces MRTMKPRVTIVDVARDAGVSIATVSAALNNRSGVSEPTRKRIVATADQLGWSPSLRGRSLSQKRAFNVGLVIQRSSSVIASDPFFAGFISGIEAVLEDDGYALVLQVAPTRERAVERYRRLATDNRVDGVFLTDVSIPDSRFDLVRSLGIPAVAINARPGWDGISSVRQSHEPGINALLDHLLALGHRRIAHVSGPTDYIHAHDRESAWRDFLSAARIRPGAMVEGDFSLAGGSRAAANLLRRRPRPTAVFCANDLMAFGFIAKATEMGFSIPEDVSVAGYDGIDFGAYARPSLTTVTTAPHSLGTEAARALLGMLNGEPAARVDTEPTSLIVRASTGPVP; encoded by the coding sequence CGGCCGCGCTCAACAACCGATCGGGGGTCTCCGAGCCGACCCGGAAGCGGATTGTGGCGACGGCCGACCAGCTTGGCTGGTCTCCGTCGCTGCGCGGCCGAAGCCTCTCCCAGAAGCGCGCCTTCAATGTGGGACTGGTGATCCAGCGCAGTTCGTCGGTCATCGCCTCGGACCCGTTCTTCGCCGGATTCATCAGCGGTATCGAAGCGGTCCTCGAGGACGACGGGTATGCGCTCGTTCTCCAGGTCGCTCCGACGCGTGAACGTGCTGTCGAGCGTTATCGGCGCCTGGCCACGGACAACCGCGTGGACGGGGTCTTCCTCACGGACGTGTCTATCCCGGACAGCCGGTTCGACCTCGTGCGATCGCTCGGCATCCCGGCGGTGGCAATCAACGCGAGGCCAGGGTGGGACGGCATCTCCTCCGTTCGCCAATCCCACGAGCCTGGCATCAACGCCCTACTGGATCATCTCCTCGCGCTCGGTCACCGACGGATCGCCCACGTTTCCGGCCCCACGGACTACATCCACGCTCACGACCGTGAGTCGGCATGGCGTGACTTCCTGTCCGCCGCCCGGATCCGCCCCGGCGCCATGGTCGAGGGGGACTTCTCTCTCGCCGGCGGAAGCCGCGCTGCCGCCAACCTCCTACGGCGGCGGCCCCGGCCGACCGCCGTGTTCTGCGCGAACGACCTGATGGCCTTCGGCTTCATCGCCAAGGCGACGGAGATGGGCTTCTCGATCCCCGAGGACGTCTCCGTCGCGGGCTACGACGGCATCGACTTCGGGGCCTACGCTCGCCCGTCGCTGACCACTGTGACCACGGCCCCGCACTCGCTGGGAACGGAAGCGGCCCGAGCCCTCCTCGGCATGCTCAACGGCGAGCCTGCGGCACGGGTGGACACCGAGCCGACCAGCCTCATCGTTCGCGCGTCCACCGGCCCGGTGCCCTGA